A window of Bacillus spongiae contains these coding sequences:
- a CDS encoding lysophospholipase yields the protein MKETTGFLKTRDDHHIYTVAWENESTEPKAILQLAHGMAEHVMRYKEFAEYLVENGIYVVGNDHRGHGRTAEKNGTFGYFADDNGFEHIVDDLHEVNAFIRSQYHGVPIILFGHSMGSFIVRRYIQRYHDRLEGVILSGTGDFSPFMGTIGKFLATRVGKNKGWKKTSPLLDKLSFGQFNTQFSPTKTPFDWLSRDESSVQQYIEDEYCGKISTTSMFVDLIEGLRLIHKEGEVKNIPRDVPFLFISGEKDPVGRQTKGVQKVIDQMQRYSEYDIVSYFYSEGRHEMLNEVNRKDVFEDIVNWINQLLANTVTVNKSSLLK from the coding sequence ATGAAGGAGACAACGGGATTCTTAAAAACAAGAGATGATCATCACATCTATACGGTGGCATGGGAAAATGAATCTACGGAACCGAAGGCAATTCTTCAGCTTGCCCATGGTATGGCTGAGCATGTAATGCGGTACAAGGAATTTGCAGAGTACTTAGTAGAAAACGGTATTTATGTAGTTGGAAATGATCACAGAGGTCACGGACGAACAGCTGAAAAAAATGGAACCTTTGGGTACTTCGCTGACGACAACGGATTTGAACATATTGTAGATGATCTTCATGAGGTGAATGCTTTTATTAGAAGCCAATACCACGGTGTACCTATTATTTTATTTGGTCATAGTATGGGATCATTTATTGTGAGGAGATATATTCAACGCTATCACGACCGACTAGAAGGTGTGATACTTTCAGGGACAGGTGATTTTTCTCCTTTTATGGGGACAATCGGAAAATTTTTAGCTACTCGTGTAGGAAAGAATAAAGGTTGGAAAAAAACCAGTCCGTTGTTGGATAAACTTTCTTTCGGCCAATTTAATACGCAGTTTTCACCGACAAAAACCCCATTTGATTGGTTATCTCGTGATGAATCTTCAGTCCAACAATATATAGAGGATGAGTATTGTGGGAAAATATCTACAACAAGTATGTTCGTCGATTTAATCGAGGGCCTTCGGTTGATTCATAAAGAAGGTGAAGTAAAGAATATTCCAAGGGATGTCCCATTCCTATTCATTAGCGGAGAAAAAGATCCAGTTGGTAGACAAACAAAAGGTGTTCAGAAAGTTATTGATCAAATGCAACGGTACAGTGAGTATGATATCGTTTCCTATTTTTATTCTGAAGGCAGACATGAAATGCTTAATGAAGTAAATCGTAAAGATGTGTTTGAGGATATTGTTAATTGGATCAATCAATTATTAGCTAATACGGTAACAGTAAATAAATCATCACTTCTCAAGTAG
- a CDS encoding glycerol-3-phosphate dehydrogenase/oxidase, whose product MGLSSRNRSEKIKLLQQENYDMVIVGGGITGAGIALDAASRGMKVALVEMQDFAGGTSSRSTKLVHGGLRYLKQFEFKMVSDVGKERAIVYENGPHVTTPEWMLLPFHKGGTFGRLSTSLGLKMYDYLAGVKKSERRKMVSKEETLQLEPLLKEEGLLGGGYYVEYRTDDSRLTIEVMKAAEANGANALNYVKASQFVYEQSKVAGIEAKDLISGEVFEIRGSKVINATGPWVDELRSKDHSRNNKKLRLTKGVHLVISGGKFPLQQSVYFDTPDGRMVFAIPRDGKTYVGTTDTFFDSDKASPKMTEEDRDYILQSISYMFPKVLLSKEDVESSWAGIRPLIYEEGKDPSEISRKDEVWEHESGVITIAGGKLTGYRKMAEDVVNLVTKRLAEEKGSSFPQSQTKHLPISGGDVGGSEGFERFIQQKAEESAHYGLSSEEGKKLASMYGNNVDELFRLVKDYQNQRGDNTLPPLVFAQLEYAMNEELAYTPSDFFIRRTGALFFNIDSVRKWKRPVMNRMRDSLKWTSKQFQDFENRLNKELVEAVEATVE is encoded by the coding sequence ATGGGATTATCTAGCAGGAATCGATCAGAAAAAATCAAACTATTACAACAAGAGAACTATGACATGGTCATTGTAGGAGGAGGAATAACAGGTGCGGGAATCGCCCTTGATGCTGCTTCTCGAGGGATGAAAGTGGCATTAGTTGAAATGCAAGACTTTGCAGGGGGGACTTCAAGTCGCTCTACAAAACTTGTTCACGGTGGTTTGCGTTATTTAAAGCAATTTGAATTTAAGATGGTATCCGATGTTGGAAAAGAACGCGCAATCGTATACGAAAATGGCCCTCATGTTACAACACCAGAATGGATGCTTCTTCCTTTCCATAAAGGCGGAACGTTTGGAAGGTTATCGACTTCCCTAGGTTTAAAAATGTATGACTATTTAGCCGGTGTCAAAAAATCAGAGAGGCGTAAAATGGTCTCTAAAGAAGAAACCCTTCAACTTGAGCCGCTATTGAAAGAAGAAGGATTATTAGGAGGTGGATACTACGTAGAATACCGAACGGATGATTCTCGTTTGACGATTGAAGTGATGAAAGCAGCCGAAGCAAATGGGGCGAATGCATTAAATTATGTGAAAGCATCACAATTTGTATACGAACAGAGTAAAGTAGCAGGCATTGAAGCAAAGGATTTAATTTCAGGAGAGGTATTTGAAATTCGTGGTTCGAAGGTCATTAATGCAACCGGTCCCTGGGTAGACGAACTGCGGAGCAAAGACCATAGTCGAAATAATAAAAAACTTCGGTTAACAAAAGGCGTTCACCTTGTCATAAGTGGAGGGAAATTTCCGCTACAACAATCTGTGTATTTTGATACACCCGATGGACGTATGGTTTTCGCGATTCCAAGAGATGGAAAAACATATGTAGGGACAACTGATACTTTTTTTGATTCAGACAAAGCTTCCCCGAAAATGACAGAAGAAGACCGAGATTATATTTTACAAAGCATATCGTATATGTTTCCTAAAGTATTGCTTTCAAAGGAGGATGTTGAATCAAGCTGGGCTGGTATTCGACCACTTATTTATGAAGAAGGAAAAGACCCATCTGAAATATCTCGAAAAGATGAAGTGTGGGAGCATGAAAGTGGCGTCATTACGATTGCTGGCGGAAAGCTAACAGGCTATCGAAAAATGGCTGAAGATGTCGTCAACTTAGTCACAAAACGATTAGCAGAAGAGAAGGGTAGTTCTTTTCCCCAATCTCAAACGAAACACCTTCCGATTTCTGGAGGTGATGTTGGTGGATCTGAGGGTTTCGAGCGATTTATTCAACAAAAAGCAGAGGAATCTGCACACTATGGCCTCTCTTCAGAGGAAGGAAAAAAGCTTGCTAGCATGTATGGGAATAATGTTGATGAACTCTTCCGGCTTGTGAAAGATTATCAAAACCAAAGAGGCGATAATACCTTACCTCCATTAGTTTTTGCCCAGTTAGAATATGCAATGAACGAGGAACTAGCGTATACACCATCCGATTTCTTTATTCGGCGTACAGGTGCACTCTTTTTTAACATCGATTCCGTTCGAAAATGGAAAAGGCCTGTCATGAATCGGATGAGGGATTCTCTGAAATGGACATCTAAGCAATTTCAAGATTTTGAAAATCGATTAAACAAAGAGCTAGTAGAAGCAGTGGAAGCTACGGTAGAATAA
- the glpK gene encoding glycerol kinase GlpK: MEKYILSLDQGTTSSRAIIFNHQGEVVHSAQREFTQLFPQPGWVEHNANEIWGSVLSVIATVLSEASIKANQLAGIGITNQRETTVIWDKATGEPVYQAIVWQSRQTADICEELKELGHEALFRDKTGLLIDPYFSGTKVRWILDHVEGVRERAERGELLFGTIDTWLIWKLSGGKAHVTDYSNASRTLLYNIHDLCWDEEILEILNIPSQLLPEVRPSSEIYAQTVPYHFFGEEIPIAGAAGDQQAALFGQACFEDGMAKNTYGTGCFMLMNTGEKAVSSKHGLLTTIAWGLNGKVTYALEGSIFVAGSAIQWLRDGLRMIKEAKDSELYAERVESTDGVYVVPAFVGLGTPYWESDVRGAVFGLTRGTSKEQFIRATLESLAYQTKDVLDAMELDSNISLNTLRVDGGAVKNNFLMQFQGDIVSVPVERPVVNETTALGAAYLAGLAVGYWKSQHEISSQWQVDKQFLPSLPKEKQQQLYGGWKKAVQATLAFK; encoded by the coding sequence GTGGAAAAATATATTTTGTCATTAGATCAAGGAACAACAAGTTCACGAGCTATTATTTTCAATCATCAAGGTGAGGTAGTACATAGTGCACAAAGAGAGTTTACGCAACTATTTCCACAGCCAGGTTGGGTGGAACATAACGCGAATGAAATATGGGGATCGGTTTTATCCGTCATAGCAACCGTTCTTTCAGAAGCTTCGATTAAGGCGAACCAGCTTGCTGGAATAGGTATTACAAATCAACGTGAAACCACTGTAATATGGGATAAAGCTACTGGAGAACCTGTATACCAGGCGATTGTTTGGCAGTCTCGCCAAACAGCGGACATTTGTGAAGAGTTAAAGGAATTGGGGCATGAAGCACTATTTCGTGACAAGACAGGTCTGTTAATCGACCCTTATTTTTCAGGAACGAAAGTGAGATGGATTTTAGACCATGTTGAAGGGGTACGTGAACGGGCAGAAAGAGGAGAGCTCTTATTTGGTACGATTGATACATGGCTCATTTGGAAGTTATCAGGCGGAAAAGCACATGTCACAGACTATTCTAACGCTTCACGAACACTACTATATAATATACATGATTTATGCTGGGATGAGGAAATCTTAGAAATTTTAAACATTCCTTCTCAGTTGCTACCAGAAGTAAGGCCTTCATCTGAAATATATGCTCAAACTGTTCCCTATCACTTTTTTGGAGAAGAGATTCCGATAGCGGGTGCTGCAGGAGATCAGCAGGCTGCATTATTCGGTCAAGCTTGTTTTGAGGATGGGATGGCGAAAAACACGTATGGAACGGGTTGTTTTATGTTAATGAATACGGGTGAAAAAGCTGTTTCATCTAAGCATGGTCTGCTCACAACGATTGCATGGGGATTGAATGGAAAAGTTACGTACGCATTAGAAGGAAGTATTTTTGTTGCGGGCTCCGCAATTCAATGGCTTCGCGATGGATTACGCATGATTAAAGAAGCGAAGGACAGTGAGTTATACGCAGAGAGGGTAGAATCGACTGACGGCGTTTATGTTGTCCCAGCATTTGTGGGACTTGGGACCCCCTATTGGGAAAGTGATGTAAGAGGAGCGGTTTTCGGATTGACCCGCGGAACGTCCAAAGAGCAGTTCATTCGAGCTACTTTAGAATCGCTTGCTTATCAGACGAAGGATGTATTAGATGCGATGGAATTAGATTCAAACATTTCATTAAATACTCTTAGGGTAGATGGAGGAGCGGTAAAAAATAATTTTTTAATGCAATTCCAAGGTGATATTGTTTCGGTCCCAGTTGAACGCCCTGTCGTGAATGAAACGACTGCTCTTGGGGCGGCCTATTTGGCTGGATTAGCAGTGGGTTACTGGAAAAGTCAACACGAAATTTCGTCGCAATGGCAAGTGGATAAACAATTTTTACCGAGCTTGCCGAAGGAAAAGCAGCAGCAGTTATATGGAGGCTGGAAAAAGGCAGTCCAAGCAACGTTAGCTTTTAAATAA
- a CDS encoding glycerol-3-phosphate responsive antiterminator → MSFHNQKILPAIRSMKEFEKMLDSPYQYGVFLDMQIGHLRSAYRLAKEHHRHMFLHFDLIQGLSRDEFATDFVCQEFKPFGIISTKSNVIRRAKQKGVLATQRTFIIDSSALNRSVELVNQNNPDFIEVLPGVVPKIITQMHKRTGKRIFAGGLIETRKEVEEALLAGAVAITTSNQALWKVYENK, encoded by the coding sequence ATGAGCTTTCATAATCAAAAGATTTTACCTGCCATTCGCAGCATGAAGGAATTTGAGAAAATGCTTGATAGCCCCTATCAATATGGTGTATTTCTAGATATGCAAATTGGCCATTTAAGAAGTGCTTATCGTTTGGCCAAGGAGCATCACCGACACATGTTTTTACATTTTGATTTAATTCAAGGATTAAGCCGAGATGAATTTGCTACTGATTTTGTTTGTCAAGAGTTTAAGCCGTTTGGGATTATTTCGACTAAGAGTAATGTTATTAGGCGTGCCAAGCAAAAAGGAGTATTAGCAACGCAAAGAACCTTTATTATTGATTCAAGTGCATTAAATCGTAGTGTCGAATTGGTCAATCAAAATAACCCTGATTTTATCGAGGTACTACCTGGAGTGGTACCGAAAATTATTACTCAAATGCATAAACGAACAGGTAAGCGGATTTTTGCTGGAGGTTTAATTGAAACGAGAAAAGAAGTTGAGGAGGCGCTACTTGCTGGAGCGGTCGCAATCACTACATCAAATCAGGCTTTATGGAAGGTGTATGAGAATAAATAG
- a CDS encoding sodium:calcium antiporter, with protein MLYAVFILAAIVVVGGAIYLNQFGDVISKKSSLNGAMVGTFLIAGATSLPELTTSITAVYIDNPDIAVGNMLGSNVFNLLILAIVDIIYRRRRLFQNVNHQGNIPSALIGLVFLGIIIASLIIPESVNIFGVGLEMFIIVALYFITVKFITKGDSDELEDTSSNDLSLNKAVVGFIISAIVVFVAGSLLSISGDQLAVATGMNASFVGSFLIAASTSLPEFVTVLAAFKLANYNMAIGSILGSNLFNIQLLALTDALYRKGPILSAVDSSHVFIAILGFVMTIVMIYLLIRPAKSMSQLRYTTPSFLIAVLYLVVSYVLF; from the coding sequence ATGTTATATGCAGTATTTATTTTGGCAGCTATAGTCGTTGTCGGAGGTGCTATTTATTTAAATCAATTTGGTGATGTCATTAGTAAAAAATCCTCTTTAAATGGAGCAATGGTTGGTACTTTTCTCATTGCTGGAGCTACCTCACTGCCGGAATTAACGACAAGTATTACAGCGGTTTACATCGATAACCCTGATATTGCCGTTGGAAATATGTTAGGAAGCAATGTATTTAATTTATTAATATTAGCAATTGTCGATATAATTTATCGAAGACGAAGATTATTTCAAAATGTCAACCATCAAGGAAATATTCCTTCTGCACTGATTGGACTTGTGTTTCTAGGCATTATTATTGCTTCACTAATCATTCCCGAGTCCGTTAATATTTTCGGCGTCGGATTAGAGATGTTCATAATCGTTGCATTGTATTTTATTACAGTCAAGTTTATTACTAAGGGTGATTCAGACGAACTAGAAGACACCTCTTCAAATGATCTTTCATTAAACAAAGCTGTAGTAGGATTTATTATTTCCGCCATCGTTGTGTTTGTAGCTGGTAGCCTCCTATCTATATCAGGAGATCAATTAGCCGTAGCGACTGGAATGAATGCAAGCTTTGTAGGAAGCTTTCTAATTGCCGCCTCTACGTCATTACCTGAGTTCGTGACTGTACTCGCTGCATTTAAACTAGCCAATTACAATATGGCGATTGGGTCGATTTTAGGTAGTAACTTATTTAATATTCAACTATTAGCACTAACAGACGCTCTATATCGAAAAGGGCCTATTCTCTCAGCAGTTGATTCTTCACATGTGTTTATTGCCATATTAGGTTTCGTGATGACCATTGTGATGATTTATTTATTGATACGCCCAGCAAAGTCAATGAGTCAGCTAAGATATACGACCCCTTCCTTTTTAATAGCTGTTTTATATCTCGTCGTTTCCTATGTGTTATTTTAG
- a CDS encoding DUF4825 domain-containing protein has translation MKHIARMLTYLFSLIIVLSGCSQPMNNSNIELFDYKESYIGDNSAVGAIIAKLPAGKSLYNYSLETDEKPFGLAIQYKDSSLNEVDMNETIMYNATFLYALIQNVDRIQFDFQHRVYVVYREDLQKWYSKDLREFETEQKLKEFISEYIRNTEKVEEFFVTY, from the coding sequence ATGAAACATATCGCTCGCATGTTAACCTACTTATTCTCTCTAATAATTGTTTTAAGCGGTTGTAGTCAGCCGATGAATAATTCCAATATAGAATTGTTTGATTATAAGGAATCTTATATTGGAGATAATAGCGCCGTAGGAGCAATTATTGCTAAATTACCAGCAGGAAAGAGCCTCTATAATTATTCGTTAGAAACGGATGAAAAGCCATTTGGTTTAGCGATTCAATATAAAGATTCCTCCCTTAATGAAGTAGATATGAATGAAACAATCATGTATAATGCTACATTTCTTTACGCTTTAATCCAAAATGTTGACAGAATTCAGTTTGATTTTCAGCATCGAGTATATGTCGTATATCGAGAAGATTTACAGAAATGGTATAGTAAAGACTTAAGGGAATTTGAAACAGAGCAAAAGTTAAAAGAGTTTATAAGTGAGTATATTCGTAATACGGAAAAGGTTGAAGAATTTTTCGTCACTTATTGA
- a CDS encoding SAM-dependent methyltransferase — translation MMNDTRFIELLNEVKQEFSGWDFSFVTETGRIQNELLSWSYGSITMPVVRKATSLLDMGTGGGEFFSLLRPFPDNVFATEGFKPNIPIAKKKLEPLGVTVLPFEKDNELPFTSNQFGLIINKHESYCPAEVRRISKKNGIFLTQQVGGLDCKEINDALGMPINQEYLNWNLDRALKELEEHHFNVLVKKEEFPTQRFYDIGALVYYLKAIPWQIPNFNLEDLKEQLFSLHKKIEKDGYFDAKQHRFLIKAKAI, via the coding sequence ATGATGAATGATACGCGTTTTATAGAATTACTTAATGAGGTAAAGCAAGAGTTTTCCGGATGGGATTTTTCTTTTGTAACGGAGACAGGACGTATACAAAATGAGTTATTATCATGGTCTTACGGGAGCATCACTATGCCTGTCGTCAGAAAAGCGACTTCCTTATTAGATATGGGAACAGGCGGAGGAGAATTCTTTTCTTTATTGAGGCCATTTCCAGACAATGTATTTGCTACGGAAGGCTTTAAACCGAATATTCCGATTGCTAAAAAGAAATTAGAACCCCTCGGTGTGACGGTTCTTCCATTCGAAAAAGATAATGAACTACCTTTTACAAGTAATCAATTTGGTTTAATTATCAATAAACATGAATCCTATTGCCCAGCAGAAGTTAGAAGAATAAGTAAGAAAAATGGAATCTTTCTTACTCAACAAGTGGGTGGCTTGGATTGTAAAGAAATAAATGATGCATTAGGAATGCCAATTAATCAAGAATATTTAAACTGGAATCTTGATAGGGCTTTAAAAGAGCTAGAAGAACATCACTTTAATGTTTTGGTAAAAAAGGAAGAATTTCCAACACAACGCTTTTATGATATAGGAGCACTTGTATATTATTTAAAAGCAATACCTTGGCAAATCCCTAATTTCAATCTTGAAGATTTAAAGGAGCAGCTCTTTTCATTACATAAGAAGATAGAGAAGGATGGCTACTTTGATGCTAAGCAGCATCGATTCCTTATTAAAGCAAAAGCTATTTAG
- a CDS encoding HD domain-containing protein, with protein MQIISLAEKLKYELRHSWISQGRQESVAEHTWRVSLMAILIEPYLDCKVDIAKLLKMIIIHDLIEAEACDVPAFDTMNNSTVKKQKVEREHQAIVKIKNTLPKELGEEVYNLWMEFEEKESYEAKVANALDKLEAQIQHNEADISTWLEIEKEMTFMMGKHVEFDSFLKKFKDQIEQDGEEKMIAAGVEFHKPL; from the coding sequence ATGCAAATCATTTCTTTAGCTGAGAAACTAAAATATGAACTTCGACATAGCTGGATTTCTCAGGGAAGACAAGAAAGCGTAGCCGAACATACGTGGCGAGTGTCGTTAATGGCCATTTTGATTGAACCATATCTTGATTGTAAGGTTGACATAGCTAAACTACTAAAAATGATCATTATTCATGACCTTATTGAGGCGGAGGCGTGCGATGTACCGGCTTTTGATACGATGAATAATTCTACTGTGAAAAAGCAAAAGGTAGAGAGAGAGCATCAAGCGATTGTAAAAATAAAAAATACACTTCCAAAGGAACTTGGCGAAGAGGTTTATAATCTTTGGATGGAATTTGAAGAAAAAGAATCGTATGAGGCAAAAGTGGCGAATGCCCTAGATAAACTAGAAGCACAAATTCAACATAATGAAGCAGATATTTCAACTTGGTTAGAAATTGAGAAGGAAATGACCTTTATGATGGGAAAGCATGTTGAATTCGATTCATTTTTAAAAAAGTTCAAAGATCAAATTGAACAAGATGGAGAAGAAAAAATGATTGCAGCGGGTGTTGAGTTTCACAAACCACTGTAG
- a CDS encoding alcohol dehydrogenase catalytic domain-containing protein, with amino-acid sequence MEQRSLTLTGRHQLEWRTKNIPPLMEDEILIKTIAGAVSIGAELPQYNESDRTDVEPTYPSETGYESYGEVIKIGKDVSSSKVGDRVVAFYGHKDYGVVKAKKAIRVPREISYPFALLSILSCDAAKGVLKLQPKKTDRVLVTGMGTMGLLTVYFLKNYMEVKHVDVIDLDKKRCEYATMFGISNFYTNQAECPQNFYECGLECSSSNEAFRTLQKSIRVNGEICILSDGNRDSLNLQADFFKKELKIIGSSDGWDYQEHANWHFSNVEKVPHIEQIFQHQISHQELINCFEELSKKVINPLKVLVKY; translated from the coding sequence ATGGAGCAGAGATCACTTACGTTAACAGGTCGACATCAACTTGAATGGAGAACAAAGAACATCCCTCCATTAATGGAAGATGAAATTTTAATTAAAACCATTGCTGGAGCGGTTAGTATTGGCGCCGAACTACCACAGTATAATGAATCTGATAGAACAGATGTAGAGCCAACCTATCCTAGTGAAACAGGCTATGAAAGCTATGGAGAGGTCATTAAAATAGGCAAAGATGTTTCTTCTTCTAAAGTGGGGGATAGAGTAGTTGCTTTTTATGGACACAAGGACTATGGAGTCGTGAAGGCGAAGAAGGCAATCCGAGTTCCGAGAGAAATTTCTTATCCCTTTGCCTTACTAAGTATTTTATCTTGTGATGCAGCAAAGGGAGTATTAAAGTTGCAGCCTAAAAAAACAGATAGAGTACTTGTTACAGGCATGGGAACGATGGGGCTATTAACAGTTTATTTTTTGAAAAACTATATGGAAGTAAAGCATGTTGATGTGATAGACCTTGATAAAAAAAGGTGCGAATACGCAACTATGTTTGGTATAAGTAACTTTTATACAAATCAAGCTGAATGCCCACAAAACTTTTACGAATGTGGCTTAGAGTGTTCTTCATCAAATGAAGCGTTTAGGACATTACAAAAGTCCATTCGTGTAAATGGAGAAATCTGCATTTTATCTGATGGAAATCGTGATTCTTTGAACTTACAAGCTGATTTCTTTAAAAAAGAACTTAAAATTATCGGCTCAAGTGATGGATGGGATTATCAAGAGCACGCTAATTGGCATTTTAGTAACGTTGAAAAAGTACCACACATCGAACAAATATTTCAACATCAAATTTCCCATCAAGAATTGATAAACTGCTTTGAAGAATTGAGTAAAAAAGTAATCAATCCATTAAAGGTCTTAGTAAAGTACTAG
- a CDS encoding MFS transporter: MKTKSFRYMWIGQALANLGDIFYIVGLISILYAVSESVLSLTLLPFVNTAGRFISGIFSPILFNKYRLKQLLVCSQWSKTIVLLGLIFWISLQDDVSVIGMVLFIFVIAFLDGWAMPASRAMLPRIVSDKEIVKANSFVAMVNQTIQLGGWAIGGALVALLDGQQVIWLTFVLFLFSSVMMCFIIDPTPSKHTERNRKVLEVLMEGWKIIWHNKLFRTLHVVLVIESMANVVWIAAIIYVFVSEVLHKSEAWWGYINTTFFVGLLIGGVFCSRYSLFMKKQIKKIMLLSSIGVSFITFLFGINSVGWVALILSILFGLVEQIKSITFEAYIQREATSSELPKIYGTQEALLSICFGIFSLMIGSIAEWFGVKSVFILASLMLAGSALYLIFVQKRFTKSYF; this comes from the coding sequence ATGAAAACAAAATCCTTTCGTTATATGTGGATTGGACAAGCATTGGCAAATTTGGGCGATATCTTTTACATTGTCGGTCTCATTTCCATTTTATATGCGGTGTCTGAGTCCGTCTTATCTTTAACTTTATTGCCGTTTGTAAATACAGCGGGTAGGTTTATTAGCGGAATCTTCTCACCAATATTATTTAATAAATATCGATTAAAACAGCTTTTAGTTTGTTCGCAATGGAGTAAAACAATCGTACTGTTAGGACTTATTTTTTGGATAAGCCTTCAGGATGATGTTTCTGTTATCGGAATGGTTTTATTTATTTTTGTCATCGCTTTTTTGGATGGCTGGGCCATGCCAGCGAGCAGAGCGATGCTTCCAAGAATCGTTAGTGATAAAGAAATTGTTAAAGCCAATAGTTTTGTTGCAATGGTGAATCAAACGATTCAATTAGGAGGCTGGGCTATAGGTGGTGCACTTGTAGCTTTATTAGATGGTCAACAAGTCATTTGGCTAACGTTTGTATTATTTTTATTCTCTTCTGTTATGATGTGCTTTATTATTGACCCTACACCTTCCAAGCATACTGAACGAAACCGTAAAGTGTTAGAAGTTCTTATGGAAGGATGGAAAATTATCTGGCACAATAAACTATTTCGAACGCTACATGTCGTCCTTGTCATTGAATCCATGGCAAATGTTGTTTGGATTGCAGCGATTATTTATGTGTTTGTATCTGAGGTATTGCATAAAAGTGAAGCTTGGTGGGGTTATATTAATACGACCTTTTTCGTGGGCTTACTTATAGGCGGTGTTTTTTGTTCAAGGTATTCATTGTTTATGAAAAAACAGATCAAGAAAATCATGCTGTTATCTTCCATCGGTGTTAGCTTTATAACTTTTCTATTTGGAATAAACTCGGTAGGCTGGGTAGCATTGATCCTGTCTATCTTGTTTGGACTGGTAGAGCAGATAAAATCGATAACATTTGAAGCATACATTCAAAGAGAGGCTACTTCTTCTGAACTACCCAAAATTTATGGTACGCAAGAGGCTTTATTATCCATTTGCTTTGGCATTTTTTCTTTAATGATAGGGTCAATCGCAGAGTGGTTCGGTGTAAAATCCGTATTTATCCTTGCAAGCTTAATGTTGGCAGGCTCTGCGTTATACCTTATTTTCGTACAAAAACGCTTTACAAAGAGTTACTTCTAA